A stretch of Mastomys coucha isolate ucsf_1 unplaced genomic scaffold, UCSF_Mcou_1 pScaffold3, whole genome shotgun sequence DNA encodes these proteins:
- the Rhobtb1 gene encoding rho-related BTB domain-containing protein 1: protein MDSDMDYERPNVETIKCVVVGDNAVGKTRLICARACNTTLTQYQLLATHVPTVWAIDQYRVCQEVLERSRDVVDEVSISLRLWDTFGDHHKDRRFAYGRSDVVVLCFSIANPNSLNHVKTMWYQEIKHFCPRTPVVLVGCQLDLRYADLEAVNRARRPLARPIKRGDILPPEKGREVAKELGIPYYETSVFDQFGIKDVFDNAIRAALISRRHLQFWKSHLKKVQKPLLQAPFLPPKAPPPLIKVPECPSTGTSDSACLLDNPLCADVLFVLHDQENIFAHRIYLATSSSKFYDLFLMECEESPGWGGGAGEEVPCRDFQGRTQSLGSAEEGKEGSQRTLQANPGASSGHDLPESQALQTDASGSEAHALSGWSKGFVSMHREVRVNPISKRLGPVTVVRLDPSMQSGPFRTLLRFLYSGQLDEKEKDLLGLAQMAEVLEMFDLRMMVENIMNKEAFMNQEITKAFHVRKANRIKECLSKGTFSDVTFTLDDGAISAHKPLLICSCEWMAAMFGGSFVESANSEVHLPNINKMSMQAVLEYLYTKQLSPNLDLDPLELIALANRFCLTHLVALVEQHAVQELAKAAVSGMSIDGEVLSYLELAQFHNANQLAAWCLHHICTNYNSVCSKFRKEIKSKSADNQEYFERHRWPPVWYLKEEDHYQRVKREREKEDLALNKHHSRRKWCFWHSSPAVA from the exons ATGGACTCTGACATGGACTACGAACGACCCAACGTTGAGACCATCAAGTGCGTGGTCGTGGGCGACAACGCCGTGGGGAAGACTCGCCTCATCTGTGCCCGGGCCTGCAACACCACCCTGACCCAGTACCAGCTGCTGGCCACCCATGTACCCACCGTGTGGGCCATTGACCAGTATCGTGTCTGCCAGGAG GTCTTGGAGCGGTCCAGGGATGTCGTTGATGAAGTGAGCATCTCCCTCAGGCTTTGGGACACATTTGGAGATCACCACAAAGACAGACGGTTCGCATACGGCAG GTCCGATGTTGTGGTCCTCTGCTTTAGCATTGCGAACCCCAACTCCCTAAATCATGTGAAAACCATGTGGTATCAAGAAATCAAGCACTTTTGCCCTCGAACACCTGTTGTCCTGGTTGGCTGCCAGCTAGACCTCCGCTACGCCGACCTGGAGGCCGTTAACCGGGCCAGACGCCCCTTAGCAAG GCCCATAAAAAGAGGTGACATTTTGCCCCCAGAAAAAGGCCGCGAGGTGGCGAAGGAACTTGGCATCCCTTACTATGAGACCAGCGTGTTTGACCAGTTTGGCATCAAGGACGTGTTCGACAATGCCATCCGCGCAGCCCTCATCTCCCGCCGGCACCTGCAATTCTGGAAATCCCACTTGAAAAAAGTCCAGAAGCCCCTGCTTCAGGCGCCCTTCCTACCTCCGAAAGCTCCTCCCCCGCTCATAAAGGTCCCCGAGTGTCCGTCCACCGGGACGAGCGACTCCGCCTGTTTACTGGACAACCCCCTGTGTGCCGACGTCCTCTTCGTTCTCCACGACCAGGAGAACATCTTTGCGCACCGCATTTACCTCGCTACCTCTTCTTCCAAATTCTATGACCTTTTTTTAATGGAGTGTGAAGAATCCCCAGGTTGGGGTGGAGGAGCTGGTGAGGAGGTGCCATGCAGGGATTTTCAGGGGCGGACGCAAAGTCTTGGATCAGccgaggaagggaaggagggctcCCAGAGGACCCTTCAGGCTAACCCGGGAGCATCTTCAGGCCATGACCTTCCCGAGAGTCAGGCTTTACAGACTGATGCCTCGGGTTCTGAGGCACACGCCCTGTCCGGCTGGAGCAAGGGGTTTGTCAGCATGCACAGGGAGGTGCGGGTCAACCCCATTTCCAAGCGGCTGGGTCCAGTGACCGTGGTCAGGCTGGACCCTTCGATGCAGTCTGGCCCTTTCCGGACCCTGCTGAGATTCCTCTATTCTGGGCAGCtggatgaaaaggagaaagatctGCTGGGGCTGGCTCAGATGGCCGAGGTCCTGGAGATGTTTGATCTGAGGATGATGGTGGAGAATATCATGAACAAGGAAGCCTTTATGAACCAGGAGATCACGAAAGCCTTCCACGTCAGGAAAGCCAATCGGATCAAAGAATGTCTTAGCAAGGGCACCTTCTCAG ACGTGACATTCACCTTGGATGATGGAGCCATCAGTGCCCACAAGCCGCTGCTGATCTGTAGCTGCGAGTGGATGGCGGCCATGTTCGGGGGCTCCTTTGTGGAGAGTGCCAACAGCGAG GTTCACCTCCCAAATATAAACAAGATGTCGATGCAGGCGGTGTTGGAATACCTCTACACCAAGCAGTTGTCGCCCAACTTGGACCTGGACCCCCTGGAGTTAATTGCCTTGGCAAACAGATTTTGCCTGACACACTTGGTTGCACTCGTAG AGCAGCACGCTGTCCAGGAGCTCGCCAAGGCCGCCGTCAGTGGTATGAGCATCGATGGTGAAGTTCTTTCCTACTTGGAGCTGGCGCAG TTTCACAATGCCAACCAGCTAGCCGCCTGGTGTCTACATCACATCTGCACCAACTACAACAGCGTCTGCTCCAAGTTCCGAAAGGAAATCAAATCCAAGTCAGCAG acaaCCAGGAGTACTTTGAGCGGCACCGCTGGCCCCCTGTGTGGTACCTGAAGGAAGAAGACCACTACCAGCGTGTGAAGAGGGAACGAGAGAAAGAGGACCTGGCACTGAACAAGCACCATTCGAGGAGAAAGTGGTGTTTTTGGCATTCGTCCCCAGCTGTCg